The window atggggttggagaacaTGTAGATGGGATGGAGAACGTGtagacgtgtagatggggttggagaacgtgtgtagatggggttggagaacgtgtagatggggttggagaacgtgtagatggggttggagaacgtgtagatggggttggagaacgtttagatgggttggaggacgtgtagatggggttggaggacgtgtagatggggttggagaacgtgtagatggggttggaggacgtgtagatggggttggaggacgtgtagatggggttggaggatgtgtagatggggttggaggacgtgtagatggggttggaggatgtgtagatggggttggaggacgtgtagacgtgtagatggggttggaggacgtgtagacgtgtagatgggttggaggacgtgtagatggggttggaggatgtgtagatggggttggaggacgtgtagacgtgtagatgggttggaggacgtgtagatgggttggaggacgtgtagacgtgtagatgggttggaggacgtgtagctggggttggaggacgtgtagatggggttggaggacgtgtagatggggttggaggatgtgtagatggggttggaggacatGTAGACGTGTAtatggggttggaggacgtgtagatggggttggaggacgtgtagacgtgtagatggggttggaggacgtgtagatggggttgaggatgtgtagatggggttggagaacgtgtagatggggttggaggatgtgtagatggggttggaggacgtgtagatggggttggaggatgtgtagatgggttggaggatgtgtagatggTGTTGGAgaacgtgtagatggggttggaggatgtgtagatggggttggaggacgtgtagatggggttggaggatggtagatggggttggaggatgtgtagatggTTGGAGACGTGTAATGTAgtggggttggaggacgtgtagatggggttggaggacgtgtagatggggttggaggatgtgtagatggggttggaggacgtgttagagacgtgtagatggggttggaggacgtgtaaGCGTGTAGatgggttggaggacgtgtagatggggttggaggatgtgtagatggggttggaggacgtgtagacgttgtagatgggttggaggacgttgtagatgggttggaggacgtgtagacgtgtagatgggttggaggacgtgtagctggggttggaggacgtgtagatggggttggaggatgtgtagatggggttggaggacatgtagacgtgtagatggggttggaggacgtgtagatggggttggaggacgtgtagacgtgtagatggggttggaggacgttgtagatggggttggaggatgtgtagatggggttggagaacgtgtagatggggttggaggatgtgtagatggggttggaggatgtgtagatggggttggaggacgtgtagatggggttggaggatgtgtagatggggttggaggatgtgtagatgggTTGGAggcgtgtagatggggttggaggatgtgtagatggggttggaggatgtgtagatggggttggaggatgtgtagatggggttggaggatgttgtagatgggttggaggacgtgtagatggggttggaggatgtgtagatggggttggaggatgtgtagatggggttggaggatgtgtagatggggttggagaacgtgtagatggggttggaggatgtgtagatggggttggagaacgtgtagatggggttggaggatgtgttagatggggttggaggatgtgtagatggggttggaggacgtgtagatggggttggaggatgtgtagatggggttggaggatgtgtagatgggttggaggacgtgtagatggggttggaggatgtgtagatggggttggaggatgtgtagatggggttggaggatgtgtagatggggttggaggatgtgtagatggggttggaggacgtgtagatggggttggaggatgtgtagatggggttggaggatgtgtagatgggttggaggacgtgtagatggggttggaggacgtgtagatggggttggaggacgtgtagatggggttggaggatgtgtagatggggttggaggacgtgtagacgtgtagatggggttggaggacgtgtagatggggttggaggacgtgtagatggggttggaggacgtgtagacgtgtagatggggttggaggacgtgtagatggggttggaggacgtgtagacgtgtagatggggttggaggacgtgtagatggggttggagaacgtgtagatgggttggaggacgtgtagatgggttggaggacgtgtagatgTGTAGATGGGTTGGAGAACGTGTAGatgggttggaggacgtgtagatggggttgtaGTCAGGGTGTGGGGGTGTGAAATGGTTTTGACTGCAcctgaaacagaaacacacagaaaacaaaTAGAAAAAGGAAAAGTTAAtactatctctctgtgtgtgtgcgtgtgcgtgtgcgtgcatgtatgtaCCTTTacttatctctctgtgtgtgtgcgtgtgcgtgcatgtatgtaCCTTTACTTGAGGATGGTGTTGAGTCTGTACTGGTAGTATTGGTAGTTGTCCTGACAGTCCTCCCAGGGGTTAAAGGTCAtgtcctcctccttctctacaAATGTTTCCCAGACAGACAAGAAGTCAGACGGCTTCATCATCCTTATCCTCACACCCAGTGATGCCAGGCACTGCAGGCCCACctagcacacagagacacaaacacacacacacagcacgcacATGTACTGTATGAGAGAGGGAGTCtaatttagtattttattaggatccccattagctgttgcaaaagcagcagctactcttcctggggtccacacagaacatgaaacatgacataatacagaacattaataaacAAGAACAACTCAAAGACAGAACTAGATACATTTTTGAAATGGCACACGtaacctacatatcaatacatacacacaaactaggTCCAATagaggagaggcgttgtgccgtgaggtgttgcattatctgtttttgaaaccaggtttgctgtttatttaagcaatatgagttggaaggaagttccatgcaataagggctctatataatactgtacgctttcttgaatttgttctggatttggggactgtgaaaagacccctggtggcatgactggggtgtgtgtcagagctttgtgtaagttgactatgcaaactattggaattttcaacacattaatgtttcttatgaAAAGAAGAAGTGATGTAGTCAGTCTCTCCTAAACGCTTAgctaagagagactggcatgcatagtatttatatcagccctctgattacaatgaagagcaagacctGCCGCTTTGCTGcccatctctgtgtgtgggagagggattGGCACCTTTATCTCAGGCTCCTCCCACAGGAAGAGGCGGGACATGAGGAGGTAGAGGCGGAGATTCTTTCTCAGTCTGAGGACATCGGCCATCTTGGTGAAGCAGGCTGCACAGGGACTGGAAGATACGTACCACCGGACCTCGTATTCCTGGGAGGAGTCATAGTGGGGGAGGACCTGTGGGTGAGAAGGGGAGAATCTGAGTCAAAGAGTTGGTACGAGGGTACACCTAGAGGGAGAATCTGAGTCACAGAGTTGGTACGAGGGTACACCTAGAGGGAGAATATGTGTCAGAGTTGGTAGGAGGGTACACCTAGAGGGGGAATATGTGTCAGAGTTGGTAGGAGGGTACACCTAGAGGGGGAATATGTGTCAGAGTTGGTAGGAGGGTACACCTAGAGGGGGAATATGTGTCATAGTTGGTAGGAGGGTACACCTAGAGGGGGAATATGTGTCATAGTTGGTAGGAGGGTACACCTAGAGGGGGAATATGTGTCAGAGTTGGTAGGAGGGTACACCTAGAGGGGGAATATGTGTCAGAGTTGGTAGGAGGGTACACCTAGAGGGGGAATATGTGTCAGAGTTGGTAGGAGGGTACACCTAGAGGGGGAATATGTGTCAGAGTTTGTAGGAGGGTACACCTAGAGGGGGAATATGTGTCAGAGTTGGTAGGAGGGTACAACTAGAGGGGGAATATGTGTCAGAGTTGGTAGGAGGGTACACCTAGAGGGGGAATATGTGTCAGAGTTGGTAGGAGGGTACACCTAGAGGGGGAACATGTGTCAGAGTTGGTAGGAGGGTACACCTAGAGGGGGAATATGTGTCAGAGTTGGTAGGAGGGTACACCTAGAGGGGGAATATGTGTCAGAGTTGGTAGGAGGGTACACCTAGAGGGGGAATATGTGTCATAGTTGGTAGGAGGGTACACCTAGAGGGGGAATATGTGTCAGAGTTGGTAGGAGGGTACACCTAGAGGGGGAATATGTGTCAGAGTTGGTAGGAGGGTCCATACCATTGTAAAGTAGTCAAGGACCATACCATTGTAAAGTAGTCAAGGTCCATACCGCCATGATGGAGTGTGTTTAGTCTGAACAGGTACCAAGCCAAGGTTGTTGATATATGGCTATCTCCTGTTTGCTCAGGAGTATTATTCATTGGATGACCCCTCCTGCTGACCTGGATGGAATTCTGTGATATCTGTgaacccagttgactacttcaataTGGAGAAAGCCCTCAACTGGCTTCATGATGCATCCCACACTAAAACTGGCTTCATGATGCATCCCATACTAAAACTGGCTTCATGATGCATCCCACACTAAAACTGGCTTCACGGTGCATCCCACACTAAAACTGGCTTCATGATGCATCCAACACTAAAACTGGCTTCATGGTGCATCCCACACTAAAACTGGCTTCATGGTGCATCCCACACTAAAACTGGCTTCATGGTGCATCCCACACTAAAACTGGCTTCATGATGCATCCCACACTAAAACTGGCTTCATGATGCATCCCACACTAAAACTGGCTTCATGATGCATCCCACACTAAAACTGGCTTCATGATGCATCCCACACTAAAACTGGCTTCATGGTGCATCCCACACTAAAACTGGCTTCATGATGCATCCCACTCTAAAACTGGCTTCATGGTGCATCCCACACTAAAACTGGCTTCATGGTGCATCCCACACTAAAACTGGCTTCATGGTGCATCCCACACTAAAACTGGCTTCATGATGCATCCCACACTAAAACTGGCTTCATGGTGCATCCCACGGTAAAACTGGCTTCATGGTGCATCCCACACTAAAACTGGCTTCATGGTGCGTCCCACACTAAAACTGGCTTCATGGTGCATCCCACACTAAAACTGGCTTCATGATGGATCCCACACTAAAACTGGCTTCATGGTGCATCCCACACTAAAACTGGCTTCATGGTGCATCCCACGATAAAACAGCCATTGGGCCAAGTGAGCCCTCCCTCCAACTTTATGTTGTTACCCGTGTGAAGAAGGCCTCCTCTACGTGTGTGGTGGCGTGTTCGTCCTCCATGTATCCCTGTAGTGGATCAGTGGTGCCCTCCGGAGTCTCCACGCGGTAACATAGCAACGTCTTATTACGACCAGATGAATACTCAACATTCCGGAATTGGAACTTAAAGTAGAACGGACTCATCTGCTCCCtgtggggagaaggggagagggagggagagaaaaagaatgagataaagagagagaggataagctGAAAGGTGGCAACCTGCTGGTTGAGGTCAAATAAGCTTCCAAGCTGAATATTTCCTGCCATGACCCGGATTCGAAACAGGGCTGCTGGAGCCACAACACAGAGTACTAACTGGTGCAAAcagaggagatgatcgtggacttcaggaaacagcagaaggagcagccccctatccacatcgacgggacagtgtTGGAgaaggtagtaagttttaagttcctcggcatacacatcacgtacaaactgaaatggtccacccacatagacagcgtggtgaagaaggcgcaacagtgcctcttcaacctccggaggctgaagaaattcggctatacaccaaaaacactcacaaacttttacaggtgcacaatcgagagcatcctgtcgggctgtatcaccgcctggtacggcaactgctccacccacaacagtaaggctctccagagggtggtgcggtctggccaacgcatcaccgggggcaaactacctgccctccaggacacccacagcacccgatgtcacaggaaggccaaaaagatcatcaaggacatcaaccacccgggccactgcctgttcataccgctaccatccagaaggcgaggtcagtacaggtgcattgaAGCTGGGACCGAGCGACTGAAAAACAGCCTttatctcaaggccgtcagactgctaaacagaaatcactaactcagagaggctgctgcctacattgagacccaatcactggccactttaataaatggatcactagtcactttatacaatgccactttaatcatgtttgcatatcttacattactcatatcgcATGTATATACTGtcttttataccatctactgcaccttgcctgtgccggtcggccatcgctcatccatatacttatatgtacatattctcattcacccctttagatttgtgtgtattaggtagttgttggggaattgttagattacttgttagatattactgcattgtcggaactagaagcacaagcatttcgctacactcacattaacatctactaaccatgtgtttgtgacaaataaaatttgatttggatttgatttgatttggtaactACTATAGGATCACAGCACTCTACTGGAGAACATGGCTAACACAAGACAGAGGCTATTCCAAATCCGAACAGTATCCCTTACCCTCTTTTGATTAAACCCTGAAAATATAAATGTTATAAATGAAGCCCTAGGGACCTCAGAGTTAGTGGTAGTGcccagggagagaggtagggggtgTATTGGGACcggctgtcatggtaacagtcACTACTaatgaatgaaatgaaatgaaatgttatttgtgacatgcttccttacaagcccttaaccaacaatgcagttcaagaaatagagttaagaaaatatttactaaataaactaatgtGAAAAAAACAAgtcaatcaaaaagtaacacaagaaatgtacataacaatgtggaggctctatacaggatgtactggtaccgaggcaatgtggaggctctatacaggatgtaccagtaccgaggcaataacgaggctctatacaggatgtaccggtaccgaggcaataacgaggctctatacaggatgtaccggtaccgaggcaataacgaggctctatacaggatgtactggtaccgaggcaatgtggaggctctatacaggatgtaccagtaccgaggcaataacgaggctctatacaggatgtaccggtaccgaggcaataacgaggctctatacaggatgtaccagtaccgaggcaataacgaggctctatacaggatgtaccggtaccgaggcaataacgaggctctatacaggatgtaccggtaccgaggcaataacgaggctctatacaggatgtactggtaccgaggcaatgtggaggttctatacaggatgtaccggtaccgaggcaatgtggaggctctatacaggatgtaccggtaccgaggcaataacgaggctctatacaggatgtactggtaccgaggcaataacgaggctctatacaggatgtactggtaccgaggcaataacgaggctctatacaggatgtaccggtaccgaggcaataacgaggctctatacaggatgtaccggtaccgaggcaataacgaggctctatacaggatgtaccggtaccgaggcaatgtggaggctctatacaggatgtaccggtaccgaggcaatgtggaggctctatacaggatgtaccggtaccgaggcaataacgaggctctatacaggatgtaccggtaccgaggcaatgtggaggctctatacaggatgtaccggtaccgaggcaataacgaggctctatacaggatgtaccggtaccgaggcaatgtggaggctctatacaggatgtaccggtaccgaggcaataacgaggctctatacaggatgtaccggtaccgaggcaatgtggaggctctatacaggatgtaccggtaccgaggcaataacgaggctctatacaggatgtaccggtaccgaggcaatgtggaggctctatacaggatgtaccggtaccgaggcaatgtggaggctctatacaggatgtaccggtaccgaggcaatgtggaggctctatacaggatgtaccagtaccgaggcaatgtggaggctctatacaggatgtaccggtaccgaggcaatgtggaggctctatacaggatgtaccggtaccgaggcaatgtggaggctctatacaggatgtaccggtcccgaggcaatgtggaggctctatacaggatgtaccggtacctaggcaatgtggaggctctatacaggatgtaccggtaccgaggcaatgtggaggctctatacaggatgtaccagtaccgaggcaatgtggaggctctatacaggatgtaccggtaccgaggcaatgtggaggctctatacaggatgtaccggtaccgaggcaatgtggaggctctatacaggatgtaccggtaccgaggcaatgtggaggctctatacaggatgtaccggtaccgaggcaatgtggaggctctatacaggatgtaccggtaccgaggcaatgtggaggctctatacaggatgtaccagtaccgaggcaatgtggaggctctatacaggatgtaccggtaccgaggcaatgtggaggctctatacaggatgtaccggtaccgaggcaatgtggaggctctatacaggatgtaccggtacgaggcaatgtggaggctctatacaggatgtaccagtaccgaggcaatgtggaggctctatacaggatgtaccggtaccgaggcattgtggaggctctatacaggatgtaccggtaccgaagcaatgtggaggctctatacaggatgtaccggtaccgaggcaatgtggaggctctatacaggatgtagCGGTACCgaacaatgtggaggctctatacaggatgtaccggtaccgaggcaataacgaggctctatacaggatgtaccggtaccgaggcaataacaaggctctatacaggatgtaccggtaccgaggcaatgtggaggctctatacaggatgtaccggtaccgaggcaatgtggaggctctatacaggatgtaccagtaccgaggcaatgtggaggctctatacaggatgtaccagtaccgaggcaataacgaggctctatacaggatgtaccggtaccgaggcaataacgaggctctatacaggatgtaccggtaccgaggcaataacgaggctctatacaggatgtagcggtaccgaggcaatgtggaggctctatacaggatgtagcggtaccgaggcaatgtggaggctctatacaggatgtaccggtaccgaggcaataacgaggctctatacaggatgtaccggtaccgaggcaataacgaggctcta of the Oncorhynchus kisutch isolate 150728-3 linkage group LG17, Okis_V2, whole genome shotgun sequence genome contains:
- the LOC109876224 gene encoding probable C->U-editing enzyme APOBEC-2; protein product: MADNHPGWLSVKKREKKGESKPLEKEEEQEKEQKKEKVLKTGYQVVKTGYQHQPGEVRKKEGGGEKTGGTEEITEVAEGGVENGEFETIELPPWEIVTGEQMSPFYFKFQFRNVEYSSGRNKTLLCYRVETPEGTTDPLQGYMEDEHATTHVEEAFFTRVLPHYDSSQEYEVRWYVSSSPCAACFTKMADVLRLRKNLRLYLLMSRLFLWEEPEIKVGLQCLASLGVRIRMMKPSDFLSVWETFVEKEEDMTFNPWEDCQDNYQYYQYRLNTILK